The sequence below is a genomic window from Chondrinema litorale.
TGGTGATGAGCTTTTACCGATCTCCAACAAAGCAGTGGATGATCTTGCATTGTTACCCAATTTAAAAAAGATTATAGGCTTGGAACTATCCAACCCCGGAAAAAAACTGGTAAAAGTCCTTAAAGAAAAAGGTATTGAACTAGAAGAAGTTGATAAATAGAAATCAAAATGAATAATCAACTCAAAGAAAGGCTTTTTAAGTTTTTACAAACCTGTGATAACTACAGAGGCAGAAAGATTATTATTAAAGAATTTATTACGACCAATAAAGATAATTACAACAGACATTTTACTACCTTTTCTGAATTGGAGTTTACGTTGCAAAGTTGTGGTGCGAGAATAAGTGGTGGAAGAGCCATGTTTTTAGGTGATAAATTGTCTTATGAAATCGCCATTGACATAATTGTTGATTTAATAGAAATAGATGAGCTCAATTTTGAGTTGGTCGAAAAATATAGCGAATCGGTTTATAGAAAATCTGAACTCAGGTTTGAGTAAACATTAAAAAGCCTAAAAAACAGTAATTTCGAGACATAATAAACTTTACAAAATTCACTTCTGTTAATTATTACACACTTTCGCTACATTTGAATTTTGCAAATCGTATCTCTCTGATGAAAAACATTAAAGTAACCTCACTCGAAGAATTTTACAAAGAAGCTGTCAACTTCACTGGTAAAGATTTAGAACAAATTCTACCTCCGGGAATCAATAAAGAAATTGGGCACTTTAATATATTCGACATTGCAGAAACCATACAATCTGTAAAGCAAAAGGCAGAGATGCCATACAACCGCAGAGCTTATTATAAAATCAGTTTGATCAGAGGGAAAAACAGGGCAGAATATGCCGATAAGGTAATGCAAGTGCAAAAAAACGCTTTGCTTTTTGCTACGCCCAAAGTACCTTACCACTGGGTTGCTGAAGATGAAAACCAAGCTGGCTGCTTTTGTGTATTCACAGAAGAGTTTATGATAAAGAATAAAAGTGGCGTGGTGCTAGATGAGTTACCAATCTTTAAATCAGGCAGTTACCCCGTATTTGAGATTAGTAATGAGCTGGCAGAAGAGCTGAATCACATCTTCAAAAAAATAAAAAAAGAGATAGCATCTGACTATGAATTTAAATATGATATGCTGCGAAATTATGTAGTAGAACTCATCCATTACGGACAAAAGCTACAGCCAGTTACCGCTGCTCATGCAAGCCAAAATGCTTCTTCGCGCATCTTATCACTGTTTATAGAATTGCTAGAAAGACAGTTTCCGATAGAATCTCCCGCACAAAAACTAAAACTAAGATCGGCAAAAGAGTATGCAGAGCGCCTTGCCATCCATGTAAACCATCTGAATAAAGTCTTAAAAGAAAGCACTGGCAAAACCACTACAGAGATTATTACCAGTAGAATAGTACAAGAAGCTAAAATACTTCTAAGGCAAACCGACTGGAATATCTCAGAGATTGCTTTTAGTCTGGGCTTCGAAGAAGTTGCCCATTTCTCTAACTTCTTTAAAAAGCAGACTACTTTTACTCCTATAACATTCCGCGCATAAGCCACTTATTTGAATTTTGCAAAGCATGGATTGATGTTCGCAAACAGCTAGGCTAATTTTAGCTCATCTTTGTTGTATCAAATTTTAAAACCAAACAAATTAAAAGATGGCAACAACAGAAAATAAAATAGCTTTAGTAACTGGCGGCAGTCGTGGTTTAGGTAGAGATATGGCAATTAACCTTGCTAAAAAAGGAATTGACGTAGTGTTGACTTACAACAGCAACCAGCAAAAAGCAGAAGAAGTAGTAGCAGAAATTAAAGCTTTAAGGCAAAATGCAATTGCATTTCAATTGAACACTGGTGATGTAAAAGCTTTCGATGAGTTTATTAGTAATGTAACTACACACTTAAAAGAGAATACTGGCAGCCCTAATTTCGATTTCTTGATTAATAATGCGGGTACTGCGCTTTACGCACCTTTTGCAGAAACTACAGAAGAGCAATTAGATAACATTGTGAATATCCACTACAAAGGTGTGTTTTTCTTAACACAAAAAGCTTTGCCTTATATGAATGAAGGTGGTAGAATAATCAATATATCTTCTGGTTTAGCAAGGTTCTCTTTACCGGGTTCATCAGCTTATGGAGCAATGAAAGGCGCTATTGAAGTACTTACCAGATACCTCGCCAAGGAATTAGGTTCACGCGGAATTGCTGCCAATGTAGTAGCTCCGGGAGCAATCGAAACAGATTTTGGAAACGGAAATATAAGAGATAATAAAGAAGCCAACGCCATGGTAGCTAACATGACAGCACTTGGCCGTGCTGGTTTGCCAGAAGATATTGGTGGCGTAGTAGCATTCTTATGTAGCGAAGAAGCCCGCTGGATAAACGGACAAAGAATTGAAGTTTCTGGTGGAATGAATTTATAATTATCCACTCAACAAAGATTTACCATAACGGTTTGGGCATTGCTCGAACCGTTTTTTTGTTTTATTCGAACATGAATAACAAACCACCCTACAGCCTTTCCCTAAAGAGAAGTTACATCAACAAACCAAAAGCTAAAAAGTTTATTAACATCTTCATTTTAACATTAAAAAGTGGTAACTTTTGATGAAATTAATTTACCGCTATTTTGACACTATTAACATGAAACATTTGAAGGAAAATATACTCTTAATTTTAACCTCAGGAATACTTTTTATTGGATTACTTTTTCTATTTAACAAGTATGTTTTTGATAAAGAACTAACTACAATAGATATGGCATTTCAAGCTGCTTTTTATGCAATAATGTTCCCTATTGTATTATACTTCTTTACAGATAAGAAAGAAAATGCTTGATTGGTAGGAGCTTTCTACCTCTAGCTAATCAATTTGAAAGATTAATCCGCCACCAAGGTAAGCACCTTGCATATCGCCATTTATTTGAATAAAACCAGTTAATTTTCTTCTGGTATAGTATAAGCATTTGCCTAATACAAAAGTTTTGTCTCTACCTCCATAGCTTTCCCAATAACCAATTGCACCATTTTTCAGCTTATATACAACTTCCCACGTCAAACTAAAATTAACATATAGCTTTCTTGGATTGAAATTTATCACATTAAAATCTTCTTTGCTATAGCTAGTTCCATACTTTTTATAAACATCTTTTCTAAAGTAATAATAGTCGCCACCTTCATACATCATACTAAACTTTCCACCTATTATCCGCCAATCTACCCTGTTGAATGGAATATTTAAATTAAGCTCTCCTGTTACTCCTCCACCAAAAAAGTTTTTAGATCCACCATTAAACTCACCAACCGCATTGGCATCATACACTCCACCATGCACAATTGCACTGTAAGCAGCATTTATATTTTTACCTGTATAACTCTTGATATACGATAACTCTCCCAACTGTATACTGCTAAATTCAATAGGATTTACCTCCGTAGGTTCATCTTCTAAAGTATGGTAATAGCTACCTTGCAAATAAGTACCTTTTGCTCTTTCACCTCGATACACTGGCTTGGGTAATACACTAGACTCTGTCACAAAATTACCCGCTCCATAATAGTAAGTTCTAGTACAACTTACTAAAACTAATAGCATAAAAAATGGTATAAGATATTTCATAGCTGATAATTAAATATTCATCCTACTGCATTAGGTTTTAATTAGCGCTACTTCACCTGTTCGATTGTTAAATACCATTTGCTGCACGGTAATACCCATTTTTATATTCTCATCACTTAAAACCTGAATGCATTCTCTAAAACTCAGGTCCTGCTCACTGCTTAGTAGCAAAGTAGCTCTATCGAACCTACCACAAGAAGTACTTTGCAGAATACTATCGTCTGTTTCGTTGTTTTGCAGCTTTTTATAATCGTTGGTAACTACTATATAGCCTTTGCCCGACTCAGGTACTCTGGTTGCAAACCGGCTTGGCGTTCTTTCGATTACTGCCATTTCTCCTACATTAACTCCAGAAAGTAAGAGCAGACAGTCACTCACAATTATGGTTGCTTCTAGCTGCCTTTTTGCTTCATTAAAAGACTCAGCACTATCTAAAACATCTCGCAGTAAAAATGAGATTGGCATTGCTACTTCTGGTGAATCGTTGCTCAATACCGCATTTAATGTTACCGAAAACTTACCGGGTTTTGTACCAGACAGAGCACCTACAAAGCCTGCCCAGCCTACCGTCTTGTAAACTGTTTTACCACCTCGCTGAAAGTTAAAAATTTTAGAATGGGTAGATAATAAATTGTTTTCGGTATGCCAGTCTAAATTTCTAGCATGCACAACCGTATCTGCATTGTTAAAAGCAAAAGCGGTACAGCCAAAATAAAACTTAAGTACATCGTAATACAAATTGGCAATTAGTATCTGGTCTGCGGAGTATTTAGAAATTGAAGCAATAAAATCAATTTCTTCTAGGTAAGATGTGGGGATTAATTGCTGTTTGTACAAACCGATAATGTCGAAAATGCTTGTTTCACCAGCAAGATCACTCAAATAACATTCGATTAGCTCATCAATCTCAGCGGCGTGATTCTTTAAAAAAGCCCATCTTTCGCTAGCAGGTAAATCGAGATTTACAATATATTCTTTTTCCATATTCGATAGCTGATTAATGTATCAAGAGTTTTATGAAATAAATTCCACAAACCCTTAAACACCCTAAATATGGTTAAAAATAAGCTTTTTTGATAATTTTATAACCTTCTATTTCCTGATTTAATAAGTGAAATCTGCGATTAAAGCTTTTAAAAGGCATTTTATTAACCTCAGCTCTTTTTATGCTTATCCATTAAGTTGATATTATGCATCACACCCAACCATAAAACATTATAGCTATTGTAGTTTGATACATTACTTGTACTCACCAACTGATGCATATAAGTAAAATACACCGATAGATTTTTAGAAAAACTCATAGATGGCCCCACTATAATTCTATTCTTATCAAACACATTGGTTACCACTTCTTTGCCTGCATTGAGAAAAATCTCGTCTCCGATCTTAAGCGAAAGCCTTTTACTAGGATTATCCTCAGAAAAATTTACCAAGGGAATTTTAAACATAATTCTGTATCGGAAGCGGAAATTAAAACTGGTTTCATCATCTAACAACTCTGTTTGATTCACCAACTTTCGAAAGCGATGCTCTAACCTAAACCGATGGACTGTTCCTACTTTGCCATAAGCAATTTTAGCACTCACTTCTTGATATGGCCGCAATTCAATTTTATTCATGCACTCAGAATTATAGAAACCCAAATTGGCTACACCTAAAACAAATTTCACCTGTGGATTAAGGTTATAACCGATACCTGTTCTGAGAATATACATGGATTTTGATTGCAGGCGATCTTCTAAAAACAAACCACCATCTGACAACCAACTCCATCTTTCTGAAAACCTGATATTGTTAAAATATTGGAACCACTGCTGATGATAAGTTTCTATAGTTTTAACCTGAGCCAAACTAGAAAAGCTAAGAAACAGCAACATAAAAGCTATAGGTAGTTTTATGTAAGCCTGATGTTTCGGTGTATTTTCTGGTGGTAAATTGATGAGTGTCATTGTCATAATTTTGGAGCTGAGTTGCATCGATTAACCAAATCGCATCATTATGACGAAAAATAGAATACACCTATTCTTTTATAGATAGTCTGGGGTAATTGAGGTGAGTTAATTCTACTCAAAGATTTTTTAAAGAAATGCCCACCTTTAACAAGCAGGCATTTCCATATTAATAGTATATTCTTTTTCCAAATGTGATAGCTGATTTGATATGGAAAAAGTAACTGTGGAAATAAGATTTTTAAATGATTTATGATGTTAAAATAACTGTTTAATATCAGGTTTTGAAAACATCACTATCATTAAATCTCATCAAAAATGTTGGTTTTCATCTGGTCCTGGATCGGCGTACGCAGGGTCTATTGCCCGAATGTAAATTTCTCCATTTTCCAGCACCTTCACATCAAGCGGCACTATGGTAGTTCCTCTTTGGTTAATGGTTTGAGCAGTTTCAGATAAATCTTTGCTTTCTACTCCATCCCTATCCACAGGAGGAATATCGCCATTAAAAAATGCTGTACACCACCATTTACCATCACGTGTTTGGAATGGCGTTCCATGTCCCAAGAAGCGACCAACAAATTTTCTTGGTCCATATTTACCTGTAATTTCATCAGCCACACAATAGTACAAATTGTAAGAACCTTTGCGCATTTTATCTGTAGACCAAGCGGTTCCAAATGAAACATACTTGCCACCTATTTTGCGCATAGTTGCTCCTTCGTGACCAATTCGGGTAATGGTTTCTCCTTGCTTTTGCGGGTTTTGTCTTTCGCTAGCAGGCTCGATATAGTAAGGCTCTGTAGCCAATCCACTAAAATCGTCTTTAATCTTAGCAATATAGGTATTGCCCCAAAGTGCATACCAAGTGCCATCGTCGTCTTTAAACAAAGAAGGATCGTGTTTTTCGTCGAAAGCCTCGCCCATAGGGTGTTTCCAAGGGCCTTTTACTTTAGCTCCTTTTGTAAAAGCCAAACTGCTCACCGCTGCCGGGCAATGTACCAAAGCCCATTTGTCTTTTACCCAGTGAATTTCGGGAGCCCAAATCACCTCTTCTTTAATCTCGTTCTTATCTTTTTTGTACTGATAAGAATCTTTTATTGTGAATGGCGTGCCCAGATATTCCCAATCGATTAAGTCTTTGCTTCGCCAAAGCTGAACTTTTGAACCAACGATGCTTCCTTTAAAAAGCCCTTTGTTGTAAGGATCAGTTTTTTCTTTTGGATCACCGGGGTTGGGTGTGGTACCAGTTAAATAGTAATAATCATCTGGCCCTAAGATAATGTAAGGGTCTCGTATCCAATGATCTTTAAGAAACAGTGCCTTGTCGTGAGACTTGAGACCTG
It includes:
- a CDS encoding C45 family autoproteolytic acyltransferase/hydolase, whose amino-acid sequence is MEKEYIVNLDLPASERWAFLKNHAAEIDELIECYLSDLAGETSIFDIIGLYKQQLIPTSYLEEIDFIASISKYSADQILIANLYYDVLKFYFGCTAFAFNNADTVVHARNLDWHTENNLLSTHSKIFNFQRGGKTVYKTVGWAGFVGALSGTKPGKFSVTLNAVLSNDSPEVAMPISFLLRDVLDSAESFNEAKRQLEATIIVSDCLLLLSGVNVGEMAVIERTPSRFATRVPESGKGYIVVTNDYKKLQNNETDDSILQSTSCGRFDRATLLLSSEQDLSFRECIQVLSDENIKMGITVQQMVFNNRTGEVALIKT
- a CDS encoding family 43 glycosylhydrolase, whose amino-acid sequence is MKTIIFTVLIALCLQGAYAQEQTAKVAFAAVASVNTRAEIEAGLKSHDKALFLKDHWIRDPYIILGPDDYYYLTGTTPNPGDPKEKTDPYNKGLFKGSIVGSKVQLWRSKDLIDWEYLGTPFTIKDSYQYKKDKNEIKEEVIWAPEIHWVKDKWALVHCPAAVSSLAFTKGAKVKGPWKHPMGEAFDEKHDPSLFKDDDGTWYALWGNTYIAKIKDDFSGLATEPYYIEPASERQNPQKQGETITRIGHEGATMRKIGGKYVSFGTAWSTDKMRKGSYNLYYCVADEITGKYGPRKFVGRFLGHGTPFQTRDGKWWCTAFFNGDIPPVDRDGVESKDLSETAQTINQRGTTIVPLDVKVLENGEIYIRAIDPAYADPGPDENQHF
- a CDS encoding DUF2490 domain-containing protein, producing MTMTLINLPPENTPKHQAYIKLPIAFMLLFLSFSSLAQVKTIETYHQQWFQYFNNIRFSERWSWLSDGGLFLEDRLQSKSMYILRTGIGYNLNPQVKFVLGVANLGFYNSECMNKIELRPYQEVSAKIAYGKVGTVHRFRLEHRFRKLVNQTELLDDETSFNFRFRYRIMFKIPLVNFSEDNPSKRLSLKIGDEIFLNAGKEVVTNVFDKNRIIVGPSMSFSKNLSVYFTYMHQLVSTSNVSNYNSYNVLWLGVMHNINLMDKHKKS
- a CDS encoding SDR family NAD(P)-dependent oxidoreductase, with translation MATTENKIALVTGGSRGLGRDMAINLAKKGIDVVLTYNSNQQKAEEVVAEIKALRQNAIAFQLNTGDVKAFDEFISNVTTHLKENTGSPNFDFLINNAGTALYAPFAETTEEQLDNIVNIHYKGVFFLTQKALPYMNEGGRIINISSGLARFSLPGSSAYGAMKGAIEVLTRYLAKELGSRGIAANVVAPGAIETDFGNGNIRDNKEANAMVANMTALGRAGLPEDIGGVVAFLCSEEARWINGQRIEVSGGMNL
- a CDS encoding helix-turn-helix domain-containing protein, with translation MKNIKVTSLEEFYKEAVNFTGKDLEQILPPGINKEIGHFNIFDIAETIQSVKQKAEMPYNRRAYYKISLIRGKNRAEYADKVMQVQKNALLFATPKVPYHWVAEDENQAGCFCVFTEEFMIKNKSGVVLDELPIFKSGSYPVFEISNELAEELNHIFKKIKKEIASDYEFKYDMLRNYVVELIHYGQKLQPVTAAHASQNASSRILSLFIELLERQFPIESPAQKLKLRSAKEYAERLAIHVNHLNKVLKESTGKTTTEIITSRIVQEAKILLRQTDWNISEIAFSLGFEEVAHFSNFFKKQTTFTPITFRA